A genomic window from Pseudomonas argentinensis includes:
- the rapA gene encoding RNA polymerase-associated protein RapA: MAEYQPGQRWISDSEAELGLGTILMQDGRMLTVLYPATGETRQYAARNAPLTRVRFSPGDEITHFEGWKLTVREVDDVDGLLVYHGLDAKNQAVTLPETQLSNFIQFRLASDRLFAGQIDPLPWFSLRYRTLEFTSKQVQSSLWGLGGVRAQPIAHQLHIAREVADRIAPRVLLADEVGLGKTIEAGLVIHRQLLSGRASRVLILVPENLQHQWLVEMRRRFNLEVALFDAERFIESDASNPFEDAQLALVALEWLCEDEKAQDALFAAGWDLMVVDEAHHLVWHPEKASREYSLVEQLAEVIPGVLLLTATPEQLGQDSHFARLRLLDPNRFHDLDAFRAESASYKPVAEAVQELLDQGQLSAQARDAIGSFLGDDSRQLLDAADGGDSDARARLVRELLDRHGTGRLLFRNTRAAVQGFPERELHPYPLPSPDEYMELPLGEHAELYPEVSYQGQADIEEDQRWWRFDPRVEWLIDTLKMLKKFKVLVICAHAETAMDLEDALRVRSGIPATVFHEGMSILERDRAAAYFADEEFGAQVLICSEIGSEGRNFQFAHHLVLFDLPAHPDLLEQRIGRLDRIGQKHRIQLHVPYMENSPQERLFQWYHQALNAFLATCPTGNALQHQFGSRLLPMLENADDGQWQALIDEATAERKRLEGDLHAGRDRLLELNSGGAGEGEALVEAILEQDDQFALPIYMEQLFDAFGIDSEDHSDNALILRPSEKMLDASFPLGNDEGVTITYDRDLALSREDMQFLTWEHPMVQGGMDLVRSGSMGNTSVALIKNKALKPGTVLLELLYVSEVVAPRKLQLGRYLPPAALRCLLDGNGNDLASKVSFDTLNDQLEAVPRASANKFVQAQRDALTPKIAAGEAKISPRHVERVTEAKRRLAAELDEELARLTALQAVNPSVRDSELDALREQREQGLAMLDKAALRLEAIRVLVAG, from the coding sequence ATGGCGGAGTATCAACCGGGGCAACGCTGGATCAGCGACAGCGAAGCGGAACTGGGCTTGGGCACCATCCTCATGCAGGACGGCCGCATGCTCACCGTGCTCTACCCCGCCACCGGCGAAACCCGCCAGTACGCGGCCCGCAATGCGCCGCTGACCCGCGTGCGTTTCTCGCCGGGCGACGAGATCACCCACTTCGAAGGCTGGAAGCTGACCGTCCGCGAAGTCGACGACGTCGATGGCCTGCTGGTCTATCACGGCCTCGACGCCAAGAACCAGGCCGTCACCCTGCCGGAAACCCAGCTGTCCAATTTCATCCAGTTCCGCCTGGCCAGCGACCGCCTGTTCGCCGGGCAGATCGACCCGCTACCGTGGTTCTCGCTGCGCTACCGCACCCTGGAGTTCACCAGCAAGCAGGTGCAGTCCTCGCTGTGGGGCCTGGGCGGCGTGCGTGCGCAACCCATCGCGCACCAGTTGCACATCGCCCGTGAAGTGGCCGACCGTATCGCCCCGCGCGTACTGCTGGCCGACGAAGTGGGCCTGGGCAAGACCATCGAAGCCGGCCTGGTGATCCATCGCCAACTGCTCTCCGGGCGCGCCAGCCGCGTGCTGATCCTGGTGCCGGAAAACCTGCAGCACCAGTGGCTGGTGGAAATGCGCCGGCGCTTCAACCTGGAAGTGGCGCTGTTCGACGCCGAGCGCTTTATCGAGAGCGACGCCAGCAACCCGTTCGAGGACGCGCAACTGGCGCTGGTTGCGCTGGAGTGGCTGTGCGAGGACGAAAAGGCCCAGGACGCGCTGTTCGCCGCCGGCTGGGACCTGATGGTGGTCGACGAAGCCCACCACCTGGTCTGGCACCCGGAAAAGGCCAGCCGCGAGTACAGCCTGGTCGAGCAGCTGGCCGAAGTGATCCCTGGCGTGCTGCTGCTCACCGCCACCCCCGAACAGCTCGGCCAGGACAGCCACTTCGCGCGCCTGCGCCTGCTCGACCCGAATCGCTTCCATGACCTGGACGCCTTCCGCGCCGAGAGCGCCAGCTACAAACCGGTGGCCGAGGCGGTGCAGGAACTGCTCGACCAGGGCCAGCTCAGCGCCCAGGCCCGCGATGCCATCGGCAGTTTCCTGGGCGATGATAGCCGCCAATTGCTCGACGCCGCCGACGGTGGCGACAGCGACGCCCGCGCCCGCCTGGTACGCGAGCTGCTCGACCGTCATGGCACCGGCCGCCTGCTGTTCCGCAACACCCGCGCCGCGGTGCAGGGTTTCCCGGAGCGCGAGCTGCACCCCTACCCGCTGCCGAGCCCGGACGAGTACATGGAGCTGCCCCTGGGCGAGCACGCCGAGCTGTACCCGGAAGTCAGCTACCAGGGCCAGGCCGATATCGAGGAAGACCAGCGCTGGTGGCGCTTCGACCCACGCGTCGAGTGGCTGATAGACACCCTGAAGATGCTCAAGAAATTCAAGGTACTGGTGATCTGCGCCCACGCCGAAACCGCCATGGACCTGGAGGACGCCCTGCGCGTGCGCTCCGGCATCCCGGCCACGGTGTTCCACGAGGGCATGAGCATCCTCGAGCGTGACCGCGCCGCCGCCTACTTCGCCGACGAAGAATTCGGCGCCCAGGTGCTGATCTGTTCGGAAATCGGCTCCGAAGGCCGCAACTTCCAGTTCGCCCACCACCTGGTGCTGTTCGACCTGCCGGCCCACCCGGACCTGCTCGAGCAGCGCATCGGCCGCCTCGACCGCATCGGGCAGAAGCACAGGATCCAGCTACACGTGCCGTACATGGAAAACAGCCCCCAGGAGCGCCTGTTCCAGTGGTACCACCAGGCGCTGAACGCCTTCCTGGCCACCTGCCCGACCGGCAACGCCCTGCAGCACCAGTTCGGCAGCCGCCTGCTGCCGATGCTGGAGAACGCCGACGATGGCCAGTGGCAAGCGCTGATCGACGAAGCCACCGCCGAGCGCAAGCGCCTGGAAGGCGACCTGCACGCCGGTCGCGACCGCCTACTGGAACTCAACTCCGGCGGCGCCGGTGAAGGCGAGGCGCTGGTCGAGGCGATCCTCGAGCAGGACGACCAGTTCGCCCTGCCGATCTACATGGAGCAGCTGTTCGACGCCTTCGGCATCGACAGCGAAGACCATTCCGACAACGCCCTGATCCTGCGCCCCAGCGAGAAGATGCTCGATGCCAGCTTCCCCCTCGGCAACGACGAAGGCGTGACCATCACCTACGACCGCGACCTGGCCCTGTCCCGCGAAGACATGCAGTTCCTGACCTGGGAACACCCCATGGTGCAGGGCGGCATGGACCTGGTGCGCTCCGGCTCGATGGGCAACACCTCGGTGGCGCTGATCAAGAACAAGGCGCTCAAGCCTGGCACCGTGCTGCTCGAACTGCTGTACGTCAGCGAGGTGGTGGCGCCGCGCAAGCTGCAACTGGGCCGCTACCTGCCACCTGCCGCCCTGCGCTGCCTGCTCGACGGCAACGGCAACGACCTGGCCTCCAAGGTGTCCTTCGACACCCTCAACGATCAGCTCGAAGCCGTGCCGCGCGCCAGCGCCAACAAGTTCGTGCAGGCCCAGCGCGATGCCCTGACGCCGAAGATCGCTGCCGGCGAGGCCAAGATCTCGCCGCGCCACGTTGAACGCGTCACCGAGGCCAAGCGCCGCCTGGCCGCCGAACTGGACGAGGAGCTGGCCCGCCTGACCGCCCTGCAGGCGGTCAACCCGAGCGTACGTGACAGCGAGCTGGACGCCCTGCGCGAGCAGCGCGAGCAAGGCCTGGCCATGCTCGACAAGGCCGCCCTGCGCCTGGAAGCCATACGGGTACTGGTTGCCGGCTGA
- a CDS encoding aldo/keto reductase gives MRTLELAGTQVPVIGQGTWRMGENRDQRKDEVAALREGIERGLRLIDTAEMYGEGGAETVVGEAISGKRDQVFLVSKVYPHNASRSGVVAACERSLQRLGTEYLDLYLLHWRGQHPLDETVEAFERLREQGKIGRWGVSNFDLDDLQELGEPACATNQVLYNPEERGVEFDLLPWQQRQNMPLMAYCPLGQGGALLADAALRQVAQRHGVSTAQVALAWALRQPNVLVIPKASDPRHLAENAASAELQLSAADLQAIDSAYPAPTRKQRLQMV, from the coding sequence ATGCGCACACTCGAGTTGGCCGGCACTCAGGTACCGGTGATAGGCCAGGGCACCTGGCGCATGGGCGAAAACCGCGATCAGCGCAAAGACGAAGTCGCTGCGCTGCGTGAAGGGATCGAGCGCGGCTTGCGGCTGATCGATACCGCCGAAATGTACGGCGAAGGCGGCGCCGAAACGGTCGTCGGCGAGGCGATCAGCGGCAAGCGTGATCAGGTGTTTCTGGTCAGCAAGGTCTACCCGCACAACGCCAGCCGCAGTGGCGTGGTGGCGGCTTGTGAGCGCAGCTTGCAACGCCTGGGCACCGAATACCTCGACCTCTATCTGCTGCACTGGCGTGGCCAGCACCCGCTGGACGAAACGGTCGAAGCCTTCGAGCGCCTGCGCGAGCAGGGCAAGATCGGCCGCTGGGGCGTATCCAACTTCGACCTGGATGACCTGCAGGAACTCGGCGAACCGGCCTGCGCCACCAACCAGGTGCTCTACAACCCCGAGGAGCGCGGCGTGGAGTTCGACCTGTTGCCCTGGCAGCAGCGCCAGAACATGCCCCTGATGGCCTATTGTCCGCTGGGGCAGGGTGGTGCGCTGCTGGCGGACGCGGCACTGCGACAGGTGGCCCAGCGGCATGGCGTGAGCACCGCCCAGGTCGCTCTGGCCTGGGCGCTGCGCCAGCCCAACGTGCTGGTGATTCCCAAGGCCAGCGACCCCAGGCACCTGGCCGAAAACGCCGCGTCCGCTGAACTGCAACTCAGCGCCGCCGATCTGCAGGCGATCGACAGCGCCTACCCGGCGCCGACGCGCAAGCAGCGGTTGCAGATGGTATAG